One Hordeum vulgare subsp. vulgare chromosome 4H, MorexV3_pseudomolecules_assembly, whole genome shotgun sequence DNA window includes the following coding sequences:
- the LOC123448000 gene encoding uncharacterized protein LOC123448000 isoform X1, translating to MRETVLTRFCLKKGERVTHALIVSLVQLWITVAARPPLVDSGQHRFSAAAELFAGIPSLPSASSTAPIHRAPLPRTAPANARRCGRRRVLGATPLLSPFLCSFFSHFSQPMPPSRRSPPALLLELLRRLHRIRLLPRRRLPRSPLALPELPSPFALKKRKDRQRHACILFPAQSRYGVWGRTTTAIHKELRRGASTTTRVTAGDERRSRFFLYSFFYKIY from the exons ATGCGAGAAACAGTCCTCACTCGCTTTTGCCTCAAAAAAGGAGAAAGAGTCACCCACGCACTCATCGTCTCCCTCGTACAGCTCTGGATCACTGTCGCCGCCAGGCCGCCGTTGGTCGATTCCGGACAGCACCGATTCTCCGCTGCCGCGGAGCTCTTCGCAGGGATCCCCTCgctcccctcggcctcctccactGCGCCGATTCATCGCGCGCCTCTTCCTCGCACGGCCCCGGCTAACGCTAGACGTTGCGGCCGTCGCCGTGTCCTCGGCGCTACCCCTCTCCTATCCCcttttctttgttctttcttctCTCATTTTTCTCAGCCAATGCCGCCATCTCGCAGGTCTCCGCCGGCGCTGCTCCTGGAGCTTCTTCGCCGCCTCCATCGGATCCGGCTGCTACCCCGTCGCCGTCTTCCTCGAAGCCCTCTAGCGCTGCCGGAACTTCCTTCGCCG TTTGCGCTAAAGAAACGAAAAGACAGACAGCGCCATGCGTGCATTCTATTCCCTGCTCAGTCCAG ATATGGGGTATGGGGAAGGACGACCACTGCCATCCACAAGGAGCTCAGAAGAGGAGCATCAACGACAACTAGAGTCACCGCCGGTGACGAGCGGCGCTCCCGCTTTTTCTTATATTCCTTTTTTTACAAAATATATTAG
- the LOC123448000 gene encoding uncharacterized protein LOC123448000 isoform X2, whose amino-acid sequence MRETVLTRFCLKKGERVTHALIVSLVQLWITVAARPPLVDSGQHRFSAAAELFAGIPSLPSASSTAPIHRAPLPRTAPANARRCGRRRVLGATPLLSPFLCSFFSHFSQPMPPSRRSPPALLLELLRRLHRIRLLPRRRLPRSPLALPELPSPIWGMGKDDHCHPQGAQKRSINDN is encoded by the exons ATGCGAGAAACAGTCCTCACTCGCTTTTGCCTCAAAAAAGGAGAAAGAGTCACCCACGCACTCATCGTCTCCCTCGTACAGCTCTGGATCACTGTCGCCGCCAGGCCGCCGTTGGTCGATTCCGGACAGCACCGATTCTCCGCTGCCGCGGAGCTCTTCGCAGGGATCCCCTCgctcccctcggcctcctccactGCGCCGATTCATCGCGCGCCTCTTCCTCGCACGGCCCCGGCTAACGCTAGACGTTGCGGCCGTCGCCGTGTCCTCGGCGCTACCCCTCTCCTATCCCcttttctttgttctttcttctCTCATTTTTCTCAGCCAATGCCGCCATCTCGCAGGTCTCCGCCGGCGCTGCTCCTGGAGCTTCTTCGCCGCCTCCATCGGATCCGGCTGCTACCCCGTCGCCGTCTTCCTCGAAGCCCTCTAGCGCTGCCGGAACTTCCTTCGCCG ATATGGGGTATGGGGAAGGACGACCACTGCCATCCACAAGGAGCTCAGAAGAGGAGCATCAACGACAACTAG